The following coding sequences are from one Thermoplasmataceae archaeon window:
- a CDS encoding FAD-dependent oxidoreductase, with the protein MTEVFDIVIIGRGAAAFSAAIKASELTSGQASLAMIGFGPLGGTCVNVGCVPSKYIIEAAKVVHTLTNPKYPGIPPGVAKIDFRKLMASLKKTVLEERTEKYTNVLKLYDNIKVFEGRATFIDRDKIAVKSGSEEIVVSGFNFIIATGSSTKINKIKGLQETGYLTSDNVWDINRVPQTLAVIGGGSIGLELGQALSRLGSHVKIIKEHDTIMAGIEPDLGSSLME; encoded by the coding sequence TTGACGGAGGTTTTCGATATTGTAATTATAGGGAGAGGTGCTGCGGCTTTTTCTGCTGCCATAAAGGCGAGTGAGCTAACCTCTGGGCAGGCTTCCTTAGCAATGATTGGGTTCGGTCCTCTTGGAGGGACATGCGTTAATGTTGGCTGCGTCCCATCGAAATATATCATAGAGGCAGCTAAGGTTGTGCACACACTGACCAACCCGAAATATCCCGGAATACCCCCAGGCGTCGCCAAGATTGATTTTCGAAAACTTATGGCTTCACTGAAGAAAACCGTCTTAGAAGAGAGGACTGAAAAATATACAAATGTTCTGAAATTGTATGACAACATCAAGGTTTTTGAAGGGAGAGCCACTTTTATTGATCGTGATAAGATTGCGGTAAAGAGCGGTTCAGAGGAGATTGTCGTTAGTGGGTTCAACTTTATTATTGCTACAGGCTCTTCTACGAAGATAAATAAAATAAAAGGGCTCCAAGAAACAGGTTACCTGACAAGTGACAATGTGTGGGATATTAACAGGGTCCCGCAAACACTTGCAGTAATTGGTGGAGGCTCCATAGGACTCGAGCTGGGTCAGGCGTTAAGCAGACTGGGCTCTCACGTGAAAATAATCAAGGAGCACGATACAATAATGGCCGGAATTGAACCGGATCTTGGAAGCAGCCTGATGGAA
- a CDS encoding copper-binding protein produces MATRKVTMKVFGMTCDDCVDHVGKGLTDGGANDVLVSLKDGMASAVIDDTNVSPEDLEKLPIFGKDSQYKVQVRKVE; encoded by the coding sequence ATGGCAACACGGAAAGTTACCATGAAAGTATTTGGAATGACATGCGATGATTGTGTGGATCACGTGGGAAAAGGTTTAACGGATGGCGGGGCCAATGATGTATTAGTCTCTCTCAAAGATGGTATGGCTTCAGCAGTTATTGATGACACCAATGTCTCACCAGAGGATTTAGAAAAATTACCCATATTCGGAAAGGACTCACAATATAAGGTCCAGGTAAGAAAGGTTGAGTGA
- a CDS encoding helix-turn-helix domain-containing protein — protein sequence MSDKYRKEPDKLERIRMENRNISCMIRIADTELCIDPSLPFLDLLGKKYTVLILGVIGNKSEGANFNEILRDIPFSSSTIISKRLKELVNLDIIFKTDRGDRTTYFLTEQGQILRDALIPLIKTLAGLGLHS from the coding sequence ATGTCAGATAAATACAGAAAAGAACCCGACAAACTGGAACGCATCCGCATGGAAAACCGCAATATCTCCTGCATGATTAGGATTGCCGACACTGAACTGTGCATAGATCCATCTCTCCCTTTTCTCGATCTGTTAGGAAAAAAATATACTGTATTGATCCTCGGTGTAATCGGAAACAAATCTGAGGGGGCGAACTTCAATGAGATTCTCAGGGATATCCCATTCTCCAGCTCTACAATCATATCCAAGAGACTGAAGGAACTAGTGAACCTTGATATCATTTTTAAGACTGATCGAGGTGACAGAACGACATACTTTCTGACCGAGCAAGGTCAGATACTGAGGGATGCACTTATTCCTCTTATTAAAACGCTGGCAGGATTGGGCTTGCATAGTTAG